In one Choloepus didactylus isolate mChoDid1 chromosome 1, mChoDid1.pri, whole genome shotgun sequence genomic region, the following are encoded:
- the PRR20G gene encoding proline-rich protein 20G, translating to MEEHRPPKRLRSMATNQDGHPRWSGNPGMDPKDTDRADSLVERSQPMKPFAYVKPIVREMPKLTEPAPPVERSRRRERRRRVQRDRDGEESHIWERSRHRRAGLPREASPPPELGHFMWSSFHRELDHYVEPETSQAPSYAFIEATATEEDMLHINSSYAFQLGRRSQTLPNASGYWDLMGSPTSGIYPTVGFRPLTGSTLRVVQTSFGTYVYGIPAFFTHMAHPDLDFC from the exons ATGGAGGAACACAGACCTCCGAAACGCCTTCGCTCAATGGCCACAAATCAAG ATGGACATCCTAGGTGGTCGGGCAACCCTGGCATGGACCCCAAGGACACTGACCGAGCAGACAGCCTTGTGGAACGAAGCCAGCCCATGAAACCCTTTGCTTATGTGAAACCCATCGTACGTGAGATGCCGAAGCTCACAGAACCAGCTCCTCCTGTAGAAAGAAGCCGCCGTCGGGAAAGACGCCGGCGTGTACAAAGAGACCGCGATGGAGAAGAAAGCCACATCTGGGAAAGAAGCCGCCACAGGAGGGCAGGCCTTCCTAGGGAAGCCAGCCCTCCCCCAGAGCTAGGACACTTCATGTGGTCAAGTTTTCATAGAGAGCTGGACCACTATGTAGAGCCAGAAACCAGCCAGGCACCCTCGTATGCTTTTATTGAAGCAACTGCAACAGAAGAGGACATGCTGCACATCAACAGCTCCTACGCATTCCAGCTGGGGAGGAGATCCCAGACGCTACCCAACGCCTCTGGCTACTGGGATCTCATGGGGTCCCCTACTTCAGGCATCTATCCCACCGTGGGATTCAGACCCCTGACTGGCTCAACTTTGCGTGTCGTGCAGACTTCCTTTGGCACATATGTGTATGGGATTCCAGCCTTCTTCACCCACATGGCACATCCTGATCTGGACTTTTGTTAA